The following are from one region of the Vulpes vulpes isolate BD-2025 chromosome 14, VulVul3, whole genome shotgun sequence genome:
- the MRGBP gene encoding MRG/MORF4L-binding protein, producing the protein MGEAEVGGGGAPGDKGPGEAATSPAEETVVWSPEVEVCLFHAMLGHKPVGVNRHFHMICIRDKFSQNIGRQVPSKVIWDHLSTMYDMQALHESEILPFPNPERNFVLPEEIIHEVREGKVVIEEEMKEEMKEDVDPHNGADDVFSSSGSLGKATEKSSKDKNPSDLGSKEGADKRKRSRVTDKVLTANSNPSSPSAAKRRRT; encoded by the exons ATGGGGGAGGCCGAggtgggcggcggcggcgcgccggGCGACAAGGGGCCGGGGGAGGCGGCCACCAGCCCGGCCGAGGAGACGGTGGTGTGGAGCCCCGAGGTGGAGGTGTGCCTCTTCCACGCCATGCTGGGCCACAAGCCCGTCG GTGTGAACCGACACTTCCACATGATCTGTATCCGGGACAAGTTTAGCCAGAACATTGGTCGGCAGGTCCCATCCAAGGTCATCTGGGACCATCTGAGCACCATGTATGACATGCAGGCGCTG CACGAATCTGAGATCCTTCCATTTCCAAATCCAGAGAGGAATTTCGTCCTTCCAGAAGAAATCATTCACGAAGTCCGAGAAG GAAAAGTGGTCATTgaagaggaaatgaaggaggaaatgaaggaagacgTGGACCCCCACAACGGGGCGGACGATG TTTTTTCGTCTTCAGGAAGCTTGGGGAAAGCAACCGAGAAGTCCAGCAAAGACAAGAACCCGTCAGACTTGGGGTCCAAGGAGGGGGCGGACAAGCGGAAGCGCAGCCGGGTCACCGACAAAGTCCTCACGGCAAACAGCAACCCCTCCAGCCCCAGCGCTGCCAAGCGGCGCCGAACGTAG